In Vicia villosa cultivar HV-30 ecotype Madison, WI linkage group LG7, Vvil1.0, whole genome shotgun sequence, the DNA window CCCTCCAACACCGAAATCACTTTCCTTCTTTGTCTTTCCTTGATAGAATTATGAAAGAAGCTTGAATTTCTATCTCCCTCATGCATCCACAATTGCCTAGACTTTAATCTAAGCATACTCTCCTTCAATTGTAAATTATTCAAAACCTCCTTTGTTGCCTCTCTCCTTCTAACTACCAAGTCTTCCACATTCTCACCCATACACTCCACCAACAAATTATCCAAATCGTTAACATTGTCCACCTCCTCTTTAATTTTCAAGTCTATCCAACCGAACACTTCCCTATTCCACTCCCGAAGACGAATTTTCAACCGTTTAAGCTTCTCAAATAAAATGAAATCCCCCCTTCCGGTAACACATAACTTCCCCCATTCCTCCTTAACAAAAGTCTTGAAATCGTTGTGTTTGAACCAAGCATTATTGAACATAAAAGGTTTAGGCCCCCAATCCATCACTCCAACACTCAACCGGATTGGAGCCTGATCCGAAATATCTCTCTTTTCAATTCTTTGATCCAACACTCCCCACAAATCTATCATCTTTCTCGAGACTAGGAACCTATCCAATCTACTCATAGCCTTCCCGTTATCATTGAACCACGTAAACTTCCCTCCAACACAATGAATGTCCTCCAACTCCATATTCTCAATGAACTCACGAAACTCCGTCATCCCTCTTGCATTATAACAAAAACCTTCCCCTTTTCTTTCTTCCCTTCTCACAATTTCATTAAAATCTCCCACCACACACCATTCCTCATTACCACACTTTCTTTTTCTCTCCAATAAAGACCTCCACAAAACCCTTCTTTCCGCCACACTACACGGTGCGTACACGTTTACAAGGTTATGAACAACTCCTTTCCACAAGAAATTTATGCCCACATATCCTTTACCAATAAAACTGAAATTGAGAGACAAAGAGTCCTTCCTCCAAAGAATCACCATACCTCCCGCTGCTCCTAACGAATTAGAAGCAGTCCACTCTACACCACTGCTGCCCCAAAAATTCTTTGCAAAAGTCTCATTAAAACAAGGTATTTtggtctcttgaatgaagcaaatATCAATGCTGAAAGACTGTATAAGAAAACTCACTCTCTTCCTCTTCGAAAGAGTACCCCCACCTCTAATATTGTAGGAGAGAAGATTCATGGAAAAgggtttgaaaccttcttcactCCCTCATTACACAACCTATCTTTGTTCTCTAAAACATTTATCAATTTAATACTCATACAGTCCTCCACCACACCAGAAACACCTAATCTAGAAATAGAACTCCATAATTTCTTGCCCACATCAGAATACGGATTATTAAACAACCTATGATTGCATCGAATAATATCCGAGTccgaaatagaagaagaagagagcGACTCACCAATAGAGATGGAGTCACTTTTCGCCTTAGCAGTGGCTGCCGACGCTTTGATGAACTTCGACGAGCCTCCCGTCCTCGGCGCAATGCAGGCATAGTATGAGGGCGCTATCTCCACCTTTTTCCCAAAATCCAGAATCGGTTTTCGTTTTTTCAATTTTTGCAGAGTTTTTGCTTTCTTATTTTTAATGTTTCTGCAGGCTGTATCAAAAGAAATTGGTCCAGCATGCTCCACGTTATTCACCTCCGGTCCACTTGAATTAATTGGGCTTCCAATTAAAAATTCTGGCCCCTTTTCGTTGACAGAATCATTAAAAGATGCATTGGTCCCACTTTGGCCCATACCGTCCTCATTCCACCCTTTAGCAAAAGACTCTCTCACCTTGGTCCCACCCTCATAAATGCTGCATTCTGCACCTGTACCCGATCCTAAAGAAATTGGAGACCttgcttcttcaaaaccttccTCGATAATAGGAGCATTTAATGAAGCGGGTTCTGGATTAACTTTTTCATGCAAAACGTTCTCACAAGGCTCAACCGCAGGCACCTTACCATCCTTATCGTACCAAACTTCCTTAAAAAGAGAAGGAGCAGTGCTATCCGCAGAACCAGCCTGAAAAGCAGCACTTAGCCTTTGCCCTACTTTCACGGTTTTCAACGTATGATCGGAAACCTCCACCTCTTCAATTTCCTTCGGACTTAAAGAAACATCCTCCATAACCTCCCTATCAGAAAAGTCTTCCGATGAGGATACAATGGACACCGATCCATCTTCATCACCGCTACTGCTCACCATTGCATCTGTCTTTAGAGAAGGATCTTCTCTCATACATAAAAAGAATGGTACTCCATCAATAACCACTTTGACTTTGGCATTTAGCAGCTCCATGTATTCTGTCCTAATGAGGATTCTAGCCTCTTCCATGCAAAGATGAGACTGAGTAATCTCATCACTCCTAATAAAACCTCCACATGTTATGTGAAATCTAATTTTATTTAAGTGATTGGATGATTAGATTCAAATTTTAACGGTTATATAGATACAACAAAGCCAACATTTGATTATGTTAAGCTTAAGGATTACATAATCGTTGTGATTGTACCTCTGGCATCACTACAAAAAAATATGCTCTTCAGCGACGTGGAAGACACGCCGCAACACTGAAAAATTTACAAATAAGAATGTTAATCATAGTATGTCTCTTAGGTTTATTAATAGAAGAATTTACACATAAGAATGTTAATCATAGTATGTCTCTAATATGCAAGAATcttattactttttattttgatGGATAGATGTGAGACTTGATTTTATAAGATAAGTATTATATGGAAAACTATCAATATATTATAAGCTTGCATAGATAGAGTAAAAGCTTTTGCAATGCATTCTTATAACTAAATCAAATTTATTGTTATTGTTCTCAAATACATATCACAAATAATACAATCCATATTATTTTTGCAATATCTCAGTTATGAGGATGTAAACTAAGGAATTTAGCAAGCGAACTCAATGATTCATCATCAGAATAAGGAGGATTCGGGAGGATAACTAGGAGATTGAGCGGGTGAATCAGATGATTTAGGAGGTGAGCTTGGAGATTCAGGTGTACTTGGCGGACTCGGCGAATCAGGGATGCATGGAAGACCTGGGATGCTTGGTATGCCTGGGATGCATGGAAAACCTGGGAATGGAATATCTGGATTGCATGGAATGCCTGGGATGCTTGGTACGCCAGGGATGCATGGTAATCCTGGAAAGCCTGGGATTCCTGGAATGCTTGGTAGGGGTGGAAGTCCTGGTATGTCTGGAAGGCCAGGTATGTCTGGAAGTCCTGGTATGTCTGGAAGGCCAGGTATAAAAGCCTCAAGGTTGGCCCCATCTTGATCTTTAAACTCAACTGCAAAGACATATACCAAAATAACTCAAACTtacacatattttacatcaaattTACATTTTAATTAGTCGTTTATGAATAATTAACACAATGTTAGTTGGCCATAGTTTATATTTTGTACATCAGTCAACAAATTTGTAGGTGCAAGAGATGTTTACTTAAATTTTCTatggataaaaaaaatatataagacAGTAAAAGTGCCCGATACAAAAAGTATTCTATTAGAGTCAAAGATGTGAGAATATCTGATTACCCTAATTATTAGGGTTTCTTGGAAAAAAAACATGGTAGACACAAAATTAAAAAGCAAAATGAAGATATAACAATTTATAAAGATTGAGGAATTCTTACTCAATTGTCTAGCTTCCACCATGGAAGAGATTAAAACAGTCATAACCAAGAAGCCTTGGATGAGCATGGCTCGTGTAGACAACATTTTCttggtaaaaaataaaattagaataagATAGAAGAAGTTTGTTGATGAGATTTAGTGTCAAAATGAACTCTATTTATAAGAGGGAGAGAGAGGAGACAAGTCCATTAAAATTATATTCATTCTATTTGATTTTACGGgagatttgtaaaaaaaaaaaaaaactaattcctAAAACGTTATTGGTTAGTCATGATTTTATGCCTATTAAGCATAATTTGCAAGAAATAAGCTTCAAAAAAACATAACTTGATTCGTAACTACTTCCTTTTATTAATTAATACTTATAAATggaattcaatattttattctcTTGTGATTCTGATTAAAGAATTTTAAATTCGATGCATTGATAACTATTTTCCAGTGTAACTACCTAGTTTATACATCCTTTGAGCCTATAGAAAATATTAAAGCTGTATAGATAATAATGgtatgtttgtttttaatttttattttttaataatttttttagttatgTATTTGTGTAtaaaatatttcaatattttttaaaaaaaatattaatgaataattggtttaaatagttattattaaaattttattttagatattttattatGTTACTGTAACTTTTTTTTGAGTATAATGTTTGtaaaaatcacttaaattttAAGCAATTTCAAATAGTACAAAAATCTCttgagatatttttttaaaaaaatatataattcagACATGTTttaatcttcaataatgtatatttattttatacgATTTCAAAATTAGTCCTTTAAAAGATTAATATCGAATTTAAGAaatcatttataaaaaatacaaaagaaatctatttctttaaagataaaataaatagacATTAAACTCGACTGATAGAAATAGAGGGTGTTACATATAAGTTCATCAAGATTAGGTTAAACGATTTGACTTTCTCATATACTTGTTAATTGTTTTTAACTCATAAAATATTACTGGTttctttcaataaaaaataataataaaacattacTAGTAAGTTATACTCTTATGCTGATTTAGCATAATTGGCaagatataaaaataatactacaAGATTTTCTATTGgaagaaaatttaaattttttaaattcattatttaataatattatttaataatgtaTTATGACTATATACAAAGTTAATACATCGATCAAttatataacaataaaaatatttaaaaaataaaaatttacttataacaaaatataagagaatatttttgtaaaatttaattttatataataataataataactttttaaaaacatattaaaagctTATAAATGTTTTAGTTAACGAACCAAAAACCTTATAAGTAGCCTCTTTATAGAATTATTATGGTAATTGACGTTGTACTAGCTTGGGAAAAAGAATCATTTGAACATGACTAAGTAGGACGATCACAAGGATAGTTTGGAAGTGAGAATCATCTGAACAAAATTTAGGAGGACAATCAGAAAGACGAAGCACTAAGACGCTCAAAGGTGGAAATATAAGTTTTTCCTTTGAAACGACACAATCTCTTATATATGTATGATTGCTTAAGCTTTATCCACAAAATCGGAGATGGGAGTAGGGAGGCCTTCTTGTATATAACAATTTTTGTCGGAGAAATCATAACTGAAGGGATGTCCCTCGATGAACAATTTCAAATTATTGTTATAATTGACAAACTACCCCTTAGTTGGAAAGACTACAAAAATTTACTTCGATATAAAACTAAAGAATTTTCAATTGAGAGTATGATTACTCATCTCTGAATTGAAGAAGAATCTCCGAGAGAAGATCTAAAAGATGAAATATTAGTTGTTTCAAACAACAACGAAAAAATGCAGTGCGGCTCTGAAGCCTACAAGCAAACCATTAAAGAATCAGAACTGCAATGCggtaaataaaattaagaatggAAATCCTTTTATGGCCTTATCTTCTCTGACAGCGTGGCAGCAACCACCACCCCAGAGAAATAGCGCTCTAGCGTTCATCTGTTATATTTGTGGAAAGTCGGGTCATATGGTTAAGAGATGTAAGAGCACACCTAAGTCTCTTACTGGCTCTAATGCACGGGTTAACCTGACTAATGAGAAATTCATTACTATTATCACTAAAGTCAACATGGTTGATGGAAGatgttagttccatggttttatgattggtataaattttgctaaaacatggttattATCTGATGTTGAGTAAGATGTAGTAACATCTTGACTAACTGTCTTGACAAGTTCTGTTGTCATGTATTTTTTATAGATATCtgccagatgttgtgacatgttaCACCAGAACATCATGACAGTACAGCTGGTTTAAATCCTTGGAAATTTGGTTGGAAAATATGAGATTCTAGAAGATTTTGGTACTCATACATGCGCGCCCAATCAAGGATGTTTTAGGGACAATGCATATTTGATTTAGTTTCATAAAAAGGATCTTGGAGACTTTTTAGGAAACTCTGATTTGATTTGAGTTGCTCCTAATATTTGTGAAGATCTTGCAGTTGATTGAAAGGAAGAAGATAGGATTTGATTCAAGTCCAAGCCCATGCTGCAAGAGTATATAAATAAGGACTTGCTAAACCTTGACGAGCAAGCATTCACAACAACAAATCGTGGGTGCAAAATAAGGGTTTAAGTTTTGGGAGTCTTTTAAGGTTTTTGTGTTCTTCTTTGTATGTTACTCATGTATCTTATGATTCATTGAGGTAGACTGATTATTCTCACTCATGAGTTTTTAAGCAAAAGGAGTGATCAATTCAAACAGGTTCAAACACCACAATTCTAATCAAACTATTTCCTTATTCCAAGTTGTCACACCAAAACaccatacttattagcacaattattccacacccttttttttttctttttcaaaactttttctttttttctttctttttcttttctttccttttcacattttctttcttttcttttcaacctcatagcaacaaccaaataagtacataATCATTTTTTTCCCAACATGAATTCAACCCCATCATAGTATGAATACTCCTTACTTTCTAAGGCAATGCAAAAATTTatacaacaacacaaagttgagggttaaagaaaaaaattaacatccatacaaaaataaGTTCGAGAAATaacatggatgttgacaaaaagctcaaaggggttaacaaatgatcacgcactaacaaggtgaattgactatttggttaaggtggttgtgctcaaaatgaaacaaaatgccttgatcattttcatactttcataaaatcaacataaacaaaatactaataaaatccagttaaaacagagattgtggcctccagcatatatgaaacAATGAAatgcttcctcacatttatggtttgggaactaaagtgattcaatcaacaaacaAGTAATGCACAATGAACGgattgtatggtaattgtacaaataaaaattttcctaaacatgctatgttatagaaagcaataaatgagtaccttgaatgatacaacttcaaaaacaatatcctaccatacatacgcaagttgaaacactcaaactTTAGAGAATCAcctcaaaaatatttgattaacaGACACAATTTGAGTCCAAACAATCAACAAAggaattagaaaaaaaaactagTATCTACTAATAATTAGCCTTTGTGAGAGTGGGAAAAAAAGAATGAACCACATGAAATAGGAATCCCACTA includes these proteins:
- the LOC131617682 gene encoding uncharacterized protein LOC131617682, with protein sequence MLSTRAMLIQGFLVMTVLISSMVEARQLIEFKDQDGANLEAFIPGLPDIPGLPDIPGLPDIPGLPPLPSIPGIPGFPGLPCIPGVPSIPGIPCNPDIPFPGFPCIPGIPSIPGLPCIPDSPSPPSTPESPSSPPKSSDSPAQSPSYPPESSLF